A window of the Pseudomonadota bacterium genome harbors these coding sequences:
- a CDS encoding thiamine pyrophosphate-binding protein produces the protein MTDQTQTGGQLVVDALRAQGVDRVFCVPGESYLAVLDALIDSDIDVINARQEGGAAMMAEADAKLTGRPGVALVTRGPGATNAASGVHVAQQDSTPLVLLVGQIARGQRGRDAFQEVDYVQTFGQMAKWVAEIDSAERVPEMLARAWHTALNGRPGPVVLALPEDMLREHATAVVPGRIEATAPAPTDASMAALAEHVARAERPVILAGGSRWTATASTRLIALATRLDIPVVCTFRRQSLIDNNDIAYAGDLGLAPNPALLERVRSSDLIVMIGTRLSEIPSQSYTLLGVPQPRQTVVHVHPGAEEIGRVYTPTLAINAAPEPFLAAWRVSDNARGDGSRTRDAHAAYRAWSETPPETPGQVQLGHVITHLRDALPADTVYCNGAGNYAGWLHRFMRYRPGTQLAPTSGSMGYGLPAAIAAKRRFPEREVVCLAGDGCLQMTLQELGAAQQHGVAIRVLVADNGVYGTIRMHQARDYPHRVSATTLVNPDFAALARAYGAHAETVTRDADFAGALARACASDRLALLHLKTDAEAITPTLTLSGLES, from the coding sequence GTGACAGATCAGACGCAGACCGGCGGCCAACTGGTTGTCGATGCCTTGCGCGCGCAGGGCGTCGATCGGGTGTTCTGTGTGCCGGGCGAGAGTTACCTGGCCGTGCTCGACGCACTGATAGACAGCGACATCGATGTGATCAACGCACGCCAGGAAGGGGGCGCCGCGATGATGGCCGAGGCCGACGCCAAGCTGACCGGCCGTCCGGGCGTCGCCCTCGTGACACGGGGACCGGGTGCGACCAATGCCGCCAGCGGCGTACACGTCGCGCAGCAGGACTCGACACCGCTGGTGCTGCTGGTCGGCCAGATCGCGCGCGGGCAGCGCGGACGCGACGCCTTCCAGGAAGTCGACTACGTCCAGACTTTCGGCCAGATGGCCAAGTGGGTGGCCGAAATCGACAGCGCCGAGCGCGTGCCGGAGATGCTCGCTCGGGCCTGGCACACCGCCCTGAACGGGCGTCCCGGCCCGGTCGTGCTCGCGTTGCCCGAGGACATGCTGCGCGAGCACGCCACAGCGGTTGTGCCGGGCCGCATCGAGGCGACGGCACCGGCGCCGACAGACGCGAGCATGGCGGCACTCGCCGAGCACGTCGCCCGCGCCGAACGGCCGGTGATCCTGGCCGGGGGCTCCCGCTGGACAGCGACGGCGAGCACCCGCCTCATCGCGCTCGCCACGCGGCTCGACATCCCCGTGGTGTGCACCTTCCGACGGCAGTCGCTGATCGACAACAACGACATCGCCTACGCGGGCGATCTCGGCCTCGCCCCGAACCCGGCGCTGTTGGAGCGTGTACGCAGCAGCGACCTGATCGTCATGATCGGCACGCGACTGTCCGAGATCCCGAGCCAGAGCTACACGCTGTTGGGGGTGCCGCAGCCGCGCCAGACGGTGGTCCACGTCCACCCCGGCGCCGAGGAAATCGGCCGCGTCTACACCCCGACGCTCGCGATCAACGCGGCACCCGAGCCGTTTCTGGCCGCTTGGCGTGTGTCCGACAACGCACGCGGTGACGGGTCGCGCACCCGCGACGCACACGCCGCCTACCGCGCGTGGTCCGAAACGCCGCCAGAGACACCGGGGCAGGTTCAGCTCGGCCACGTGATCACCCACCTGCGCGACGCGCTGCCGGCCGACACCGTGTACTGCAATGGCGCAGGCAACTACGCGGGGTGGTTGCACCGGTTCATGCGCTACCGGCCCGGCACGCAGCTGGCACCGACCTCCGGTTCGATGGGCTACGGCTTGCCGGCCGCCATCGCGGCGAAGCGGCGCTTTCCGGAGCGCGAGGTGGTCTGTCTCGCGGGCGACGGCTGCCTGCAGATGACCTTGCAGGAACTCGGCGCGGCGCAACAACACGGTGTGGCCATCCGCGTGTTGGTCGCCGACAACGGCGTCTATGGCACGATTCGCATGCACCAGGCACGCGACTACCCGCACCGGGTCAGCGCAACGACGCTGGTCAACCCGGATTTCGCCGCGCTCGCCCGTGCCTACGGCGCGCACGCCGAGACCGTCACGCGTGACGCCGACTTCGCGGGCGCACTGGCGCGTGCGTGCGCGAGTGATCGCCTCGCCCTGTTGCACCTCAAGACCGACGCGGAGGCCATCACCCCCACCCTCACGCTTTCGGGCCTCGAGTCCTGA
- a CDS encoding M48 family metalloprotease, producing MLGTTPDLGGASRQAELERLGRAVLRTLVQRSETLDDAVTTSYLVDLVNRLRGANAITTGVQSITVFRNPTVNAFVLPGGLIGVNAGLILEAPSESALASVLAHELAHLTQRHVERVFARQSRSGLATLAALLAGALVVRDNPQAAQAAVYSGLAASVQQQLDYSRQNEREADRIGQKFLENAGFRSAGMAEMLQHLSALSGLNARGGIEYLQTHPLTPNRVGEAWERARRQPDTGNAPQPGFALVKQRVAHLLDQHLADSPTADYGAALSQLETDPEASLVHLDRLPEPWREARYSRLLRARALLGAGRTDAADTLFAELERDYPFDYLTHHVKASEHARQGDYARASAVLSRWLRTHPAPNASMLRRTAQYHRAAGDLAESQRWYGEYYAMRGDLERAAAHFSEALKTAEEGSNRHARLSSRLADVTAEINADNAARPGG from the coding sequence GTGCTCGGCACCACCCCCGACCTCGGCGGCGCATCGCGTCAAGCCGAACTCGAACGCCTCGGCCGGGCCGTGCTTCGCACCCTGGTGCAGCGGAGCGAGACCCTCGACGACGCCGTCACCACAAGCTACCTCGTGGACCTCGTGAACCGCTTGCGCGGCGCCAATGCGATCACCACCGGGGTGCAGTCGATCACGGTGTTCAGGAACCCGACCGTGAACGCCTTCGTGTTGCCCGGCGGTCTGATTGGCGTCAACGCCGGGTTGATCCTCGAAGCCCCGAGCGAAAGCGCGCTGGCGTCGGTGCTCGCACACGAGCTCGCACACCTGACCCAACGGCACGTCGAGCGCGTGTTCGCGCGCCAGTCGCGCTCCGGTCTCGCCACGCTCGCCGCGTTGCTCGCCGGCGCATTGGTGGTGCGGGACAACCCGCAGGCGGCCCAGGCGGCGGTCTACTCTGGGCTGGCGGCATCGGTGCAACAGCAACTGGACTACAGCCGACAAAACGAACGGGAGGCCGACCGGATTGGCCAGAAGTTCCTCGAGAACGCGGGGTTTCGCTCGGCCGGCATGGCGGAGATGCTGCAACACCTCTCGGCGCTGAGTGGCCTTAACGCACGCGGCGGCATCGAGTACCTGCAGACGCACCCGCTGACACCCAACCGCGTCGGCGAGGCCTGGGAACGGGCACGGCGGCAGCCTGACACCGGCAACGCGCCACAACCGGGGTTTGCGTTGGTCAAGCAACGCGTTGCCCACCTGCTCGATCAACACCTCGCGGATTCGCCGACAGCCGATTACGGCGCCGCGCTGTCCCAGCTCGAAACCGATCCCGAGGCGAGCCTCGTGCACCTGGACCGCCTGCCCGAGCCGTGGCGTGAAGCGCGTTACAGTCGGTTGTTGCGCGCTCGGGCGTTGCTCGGCGCCGGACGCACCGACGCCGCCGACACGCTCTTCGCCGAGCTCGAGCGCGACTACCCGTTCGACTACCTCACGCACCACGTCAAAGCGAGCGAGCACGCCCGTCAGGGCGACTACGCGCGGGCGAGCGCGGTGTTGAGCCGCTGGCTGCGAACCCACCCGGCACCGAACGCGAGCATGCTGCGGCGCACCGCACAGTACCACCGCGCGGCCGGAGACCTCGCCGAGTCGCAACGCTGGTACGGGGAGTATTACGCGATGCGGGGCGACCTCGAACGGGCCGCCGCGCACTTCAGTGAGGCACTGAAAACGGCCGAAGAAGGCAGCAACCGGCACGCGCGCCTGTCGTCGCGCCTGGCCGACGTCACCGCCGAGATCAACGCCGACAACGCCGCCCGACCGGGCGGCTGA
- the nfsA gene encoding oxygen-insensitive NADPH nitroreductase has protein sequence MNDVIALLRAHRSIRKFRDEPVDDETVATLIACAQAAATSSNVQATSVIRVRDPDTRDALATLAGGQPYVASSSVFLVFCADLYRARLACAVQDTEMVEGMTEHFMIATIDVALAAQNAVVAAESLGLGICYIGGLRNNPEEVSTLLGLPDQVYPVFGLCIGHPDQDPEVKPRLPLPAVLMEERYQADDDSRAHIAAYDDTLRAYYRSRTGGKKDSSWTEEMAGLTGKESRPHMRGFLTARGFARR, from the coding sequence ATGAACGACGTCATCGCCCTGTTGCGCGCCCACCGCTCGATCCGCAAATTCCGCGACGAGCCCGTTGATGACGAGACGGTGGCCACCCTGATTGCCTGCGCCCAGGCGGCGGCCACGTCGAGCAACGTGCAGGCAACCAGCGTGATCCGCGTGCGCGACCCCGACACCCGGGACGCGCTTGCAACGCTTGCCGGCGGGCAGCCCTATGTCGCCAGCAGCAGCGTGTTCCTGGTCTTCTGTGCCGACCTGTACCGGGCGCGGCTCGCCTGTGCCGTGCAGGACACCGAGATGGTGGAGGGCATGACCGAACACTTCATGATCGCCACCATCGACGTGGCGCTCGCCGCCCAGAACGCCGTGGTCGCCGCGGAGAGTCTGGGTCTCGGGATCTGTTACATCGGCGGCTTGCGCAACAACCCCGAGGAGGTGAGCACCCTGCTCGGCTTGCCGGATCAGGTCTACCCGGTGTTCGGTCTCTGCATCGGGCATCCGGATCAGGACCCGGAGGTCAAGCCGCGCTTGCCGCTGCCCGCGGTGCTGATGGAGGAACGCTACCAGGCAGACGACGACAGCCGGGCGCACATTGCCGCGTACGATGACACCCTGCGGGCCTACTACCGCAGTCGCACCGGCGGCAAGAAGGACAGCAGCTGGACCGAGGAAATGGCCGGGTTGACCGGCAAAGAGTCGCGCCCGCACATGCGGGGCTTCCTCACTGCACGGGGGTTCGCCCGCCGGTAA
- the pckA gene encoding phosphoenolpyruvate carboxykinase (ATP) encodes MTDTSLDAITHFLNAEQITAAGALHANLSFDALYEHEVRPGQTGCHQGQVTDTGAVVVYTGRFTGRSSKDKYLVEDALTRDSVWWKSETNGSDNQPMTAEAWQAVKRVTTAELSRGDLYVMDLFCGTNPATRMAVRVVTTVAWAAHFAKNMFVRPDADELDGFTPDWTVLHAPEAELENHADFGMRSPVFAAFNLSERVACVGGTWYGGEIKKGLFSMMNYFLPEQGVGSFHCSANVGAGGDAALFFGLSGTGKTTLSTDPKRELIGDDEHGWDAQGVFNFEGGCYAKTIDLSAETEPEIHAAIRRNALLENVPLSGSTPDYADRSLTENTRVSYPLDHIDNIVRPVSRAGHPKNIIFLTCDAFGILPPVAKLSEEQAKYYYLNGYTAKVAGTELGLTEPTAAFSACFGGAFLTVHPTRYGKILGEKMAEHGSRAWLVNTGWSGGGYGVGKRMSLKVTRAIIDAIFDGSLAAADFEAMPLFGLAIPTAVAGVDSAILNPRNAWQDTAAYDAGLQKLAGMFVANFAKYTDTPEGVSLAEAGPRAA; translated from the coding sequence ATGACCGACACCTCGCTCGACGCGATCACGCACTTTCTCAACGCCGAACAGATCACGGCAGCGGGCGCCCTGCACGCCAACCTGTCCTTCGACGCGTTGTACGAGCACGAGGTTCGGCCCGGTCAGACGGGCTGTCATCAGGGCCAGGTGACCGACACCGGCGCCGTGGTGGTCTACACCGGTCGGTTCACCGGCCGGTCATCAAAGGACAAGTACCTCGTCGAGGACGCGCTGACCCGCGACTCCGTGTGGTGGAAGTCCGAGACAAACGGCTCCGACAACCAACCGATGACGGCAGAGGCCTGGCAGGCGGTCAAACGCGTGACCACCGCCGAACTCTCGCGCGGCGACCTGTACGTCATGGACCTGTTCTGCGGCACCAACCCCGCGACGCGAATGGCTGTGCGGGTGGTGACCACGGTCGCCTGGGCGGCGCATTTTGCCAAGAACATGTTCGTGCGCCCCGACGCCGACGAGCTCGACGGCTTCACCCCGGACTGGACCGTCTTGCACGCGCCCGAGGCCGAGCTCGAGAACCACGCCGATTTCGGCATGCGCTCGCCGGTGTTCGCGGCGTTCAATCTCAGCGAACGGGTTGCCTGCGTGGGCGGCACCTGGTACGGCGGTGAAATCAAGAAAGGTCTGTTCTCGATGATGAACTACTTCCTGCCCGAGCAGGGTGTGGGGTCCTTTCACTGCTCCGCCAACGTTGGTGCGGGCGGCGACGCAGCACTCTTTTTCGGCCTCTCCGGCACCGGCAAGACGACCCTGTCGACCGATCCCAAGCGGGAACTGATCGGCGACGACGAGCACGGCTGGGACGCCCAGGGCGTGTTCAATTTCGAAGGGGGCTGCTACGCCAAGACCATCGACCTCTCCGCAGAGACCGAACCCGAGATTCACGCCGCCATCCGCCGCAACGCCCTGTTGGAGAATGTGCCGCTGAGCGGGTCAACACCCGACTACGCCGACCGCTCCTTGACGGAGAACACCCGCGTCTCCTACCCGCTCGACCACATCGACAACATCGTTCGGCCGGTGTCGCGCGCGGGGCACCCGAAGAACATCATCTTCCTCACGTGCGACGCCTTCGGCATCCTGCCGCCGGTGGCGAAACTGAGCGAGGAGCAGGCCAAGTACTACTACCTCAACGGCTACACCGCCAAGGTCGCCGGCACCGAGCTGGGCCTGACCGAACCGACAGCGGCCTTCTCGGCCTGTTTCGGGGGCGCTTTCCTCACCGTGCACCCGACGCGCTACGGCAAGATTCTCGGCGAAAAGATGGCAGAGCACGGCTCGCGTGCCTGGCTTGTCAATACCGGCTGGAGCGGCGGCGGCTACGGTGTGGGCAAGCGCATGTCGCTGAAAGTCACCCGCGCCATCATCGACGCGATTTTCGACGGCTCGCTCGCGGCGGCCGACTTCGAGGCGATGCCGTTGTTTGGCCTCGCCATCCCCACCGCGGTGGCCGGGGTGGATTCGGCCATTCTGAACCCACGCAACGCCTGGCAGGACACCGCGGCCTACGACGCCGGACTGCAGAAACTGGCCGGCATGTTCGTCGCCAATTTCGCGAAGTACACCGACACGCCTGAGGGTGTTTCTTTGGCCGAAGCGGGCCCGCGCGCCGCCTGA